A window of Myxococcales bacterium contains these coding sequences:
- a CDS encoding transglycosylase SLT domain-containing protein yields the protein MRRRYIQRRRLRFVCAVWLAAWVALSSTESFSAKMKLTSFSAAERARHSQESAAGLAELVLPSDDPAEGLRYAMQADDPMVAAARFAAVSRKFEIIADHASLMRTQKLIDARLYDEAASAVMAALERFDKSPLRTDFQEILGAARAALSDEEGARKAWTRGIRLTRDSERQAEMRLAVASSLERSDELEEALRVYRKIWTRHASSDQANLAEERLNALELEPGAEARSAVDWRKRADQLFRKRNNAGALAAYDKALAGTLKTSEANRAKKQRAHTLFRLREYPEAVKAFSSLPQNDDVPLWRARSLARSGEVTLAVEEFEKLAKQNKGELSVRATYLAALLLEGRGHVERAEEHFDRVSRNQVSTGLSHAALWRLGWAAFRGQKGHEAVDYFDRLLKLETDTIDRLRIRYWRARALESMDDSIEDKTAATLEFTTIANEFPFSYYGWRARDRIRDHDQPSAGARPEPGTTQLSEDDLARPRILLAAGLRKVAVEEMRRTGRRARGLADRLAMAQLFSEAEEYHEALRVIVDAYTEDLARGPVPHLEELWWHAWPSAFKELVMASTRAPGSVEPALVFAIMREESGYRPQILSTSGARGLLQIMVPTGDRLASRVGQADYDPDDLFEPETNIKLGAYYLTELLGRFDGRLSASIASYNAGPNAVEGWLGKPASTEDDVWVESIPYDQTRSYVKRVLRSYHAYRVLY from the coding sequence GTGAGACGCCGCTACATCCAGCGTCGACGGTTGAGATTTGTGTGCGCGGTCTGGCTTGCCGCGTGGGTCGCACTCAGTTCGACCGAGTCCTTCTCGGCCAAGATGAAATTGACGAGTTTCAGCGCGGCCGAACGCGCGAGGCACTCCCAGGAGAGCGCCGCCGGGCTGGCGGAGCTGGTCCTGCCGTCCGACGACCCCGCCGAGGGCTTACGCTACGCGATGCAGGCCGACGATCCCATGGTGGCCGCGGCACGCTTTGCAGCGGTTTCCCGCAAGTTCGAGATCATCGCCGATCACGCGAGCCTGATGCGGACCCAAAAGCTGATCGACGCTCGGCTCTACGACGAAGCGGCCTCGGCCGTTATGGCCGCCCTCGAGCGCTTCGATAAATCCCCCCTGCGCACCGACTTTCAGGAAATTCTAGGCGCCGCCCGGGCAGCCCTTTCCGACGAAGAGGGCGCCCGCAAGGCGTGGACCCGCGGGATCCGCCTCACCCGGGACTCCGAGCGCCAGGCCGAGATGCGGCTCGCCGTGGCGTCCTCGCTCGAACGTTCGGACGAATTGGAAGAAGCACTCCGGGTCTATCGGAAAATCTGGACGCGCCACGCCAGCAGCGACCAGGCCAATCTGGCCGAGGAACGGCTGAACGCGCTGGAACTCGAACCCGGGGCCGAGGCGCGCAGCGCCGTCGATTGGCGCAAGCGCGCGGACCAGTTGTTCCGCAAACGGAACAACGCCGGAGCCCTTGCGGCCTATGACAAGGCCCTGGCGGGCACGCTCAAGACGTCCGAAGCCAACCGCGCGAAAAAACAACGCGCCCACACCCTGTTCCGCTTGCGCGAATACCCCGAGGCCGTGAAGGCGTTCAGCTCGCTGCCGCAAAACGATGATGTCCCGCTGTGGCGTGCGCGTTCCCTGGCGCGCAGCGGCGAAGTCACCCTCGCGGTAGAAGAATTTGAAAAACTCGCCAAGCAGAACAAAGGCGAGCTGAGTGTTCGCGCGACCTATCTGGCGGCTCTGTTGTTGGAGGGTCGAGGTCACGTCGAGCGCGCCGAAGAGCATTTTGATAGGGTATCACGCAACCAGGTTTCTACGGGGCTCAGCCATGCCGCCCTGTGGCGACTGGGCTGGGCGGCCTTTCGCGGACAGAAAGGGCACGAGGCCGTCGACTACTTCGACCGTCTGTTGAAACTCGAGACCGACACCATCGACCGCCTTCGCATCCGCTACTGGCGCGCACGCGCGCTCGAATCCATGGACGACTCCATCGAGGACAAAACCGCCGCCACGCTGGAGTTCACGACGATCGCCAACGAATTTCCATTCTCCTATTACGGCTGGCGCGCGCGGGACCGGATACGCGATCACGACCAACCGTCGGCAGGCGCCCGACCGGAGCCCGGCACCACCCAGCTCAGCGAGGACGACCTCGCGCGTCCAAGAATCCTGCTGGCCGCCGGGCTGCGCAAAGTGGCGGTCGAGGAAATGCGCCGCACCGGTCGCCGCGCTCGAGGGTTGGCGGATCGCCTCGCCATGGCCCAGCTATTCAGTGAAGCCGAGGAATACCACGAGGCGCTGCGGGTGATCGTGGACGCCTACACGGAAGACCTGGCGAGAGGCCCCGTGCCGCATCTGGAAGAACTCTGGTGGCACGCCTGGCCCTCGGCGTTCAAGGAACTGGTGATGGCCTCGACGCGGGCTCCGGGCAGCGTTGAGCCCGCCCTGGTCTTCGCGATCATGCGGGAAGAGAGCGGCTACCGGCCGCAGATCCTCTCGACCTCGGGTGCCAGAGGTCTGCTGCAGATCATGGTGCCCACGGGAGATCGTCTGGCCAGCCGGGTCGGTCAAGCGGACTACGATCCCGACGACCTGTTCGAGCCCGAGACCAATATCAAGCTCGGAGCCTACTACCTGACCGAATTGCTGGGGCGCTTCGACGGGCGCCTTTCGGCCTCGATCGCCAGCTACAACGCCGGCCCGAACGCGGTCGAAGGCTGGCTCGGGAAACCGGCGTCGACGGAAGACGACGTCTGGGTCGAGTCGATCCCCTACGACCAGACCCGGAGTTACGTAAAGCGCGTGCTGCGGAGCTATCACGCCTACCGCGTCCTGTACTGA